In a single window of the Leptospira sanjuanensis genome:
- a CDS encoding Ig-like domain-containing protein yields MQRITKTILLVLLLVWNANCVNGSKNSLPFLAYLDLGGKGNSFSVSQITPGSGVSDIPMNTAVQVTFSEAFDSSSVTTSTFFIKQATTLIPASLTLNNTTAVLTPNSALSSSTTYTVTIAKEIRSSTGISLKEDMIWNFTTAATVDVIAPAVSLTTPNNGNSAVPNNSSVSVAFSENVDCTTIDTTTFLVDDGGAVAGTVTCGGTSATFAPAAALAPNTAYTARITTGARDLAGNPLTSIYAWNFMTGAAPDVTAPNVSFINPANTSNNFSVNGSLSIAFDEPIDCATFTTANITLTDGFTAVVGTVGCIGSATTFTPTLPLAYATTYTATISTGVKDLAGNPLAAPFTWSFSTGVAPDSIAPTVSLVIPANALTGVGINTNVSAVFSEPMNCATITTASFTLNGGAAVPGTVSCAGTSATFDPTAALAFNTTYTASITTTAKDLAGNSIPALYTWTFTTGLAPDTTAPTVSFVSPSNAATAVPVNSSLSIAFSEAIDCATITTANITLSDGSAIAGTVGCSGTAATFTPTVALAYGTNYTATIATAVKDVAGNSLTVPYTWTFSTSAAPDSTAPTVSFVTPANALTGVGINTNVSAVFSEPMNCATITTASFTLNGGVAVPGTVSCAGTSATFDPTPALAYNTTYTASLTTTVKDLAGNSIPALYTWTFTTGLAPDTTAPTVSFVNPIVGGTAVPVNSSLSIAFSEAIDCATITTANITLSDGSGIAGTVGCSGTVATFDPTPTLAFSTTYTATVSTAVKDVAGNSLAVAYSWTFTTGVAPDTTAPTVSLIAPANGSTGVATNANISVSFSETMDCTTLNTASFTLNNGAAVVGTVSCSGTTATFSPTAFLPAGTNHTATITVAAKDLAGNAIGAAFNWNFTTGAALDVTAPGLVIGNARNNTVLESGFVSGTATDGGAIATVEVSLDSGPYALATGTNNWKFPLPAGAATWKSFSQHTIQVRATDASNNVTISPVVTVRKGTNKDINGDGFTDLVAPEYGQGLVFIFHSSGAAGITIPNAQFASKIIIGTAASFFGKTATMGDFNGDGYADVAIGSPRFQSAGTNNGRVYLFYSSGTAGITTSFAAFANSTLTGTNGTTDEFGSALATGDINGDGYTDLIVGAPSYNGSRGRVYVFHSAGAAGITAATVTAGGGGASSFRTGGAASERFGYSLATGNINGGNEDDLVVGAPGYIFNAGYAGGGIDWGRVYVYYGAAAGLTATIHTITNNTGNAPAAVGVPGGAAQLGYSVAVGDMNLDGFNDVIAGAPFFIQVGNPNVNQQGRIVAYYSAGAGGIGTPLTLGGAIRAFTGMNGINGQFLGLTLAVRDMDLDGRADVMTASAFMGPNTVYVYLTPAVGGATRDTTMADVTMVTGGLYGINSMLNGPGIPIGTSDVNGDGLPDLLINGSEAVRIYHSTGGVAPITNNPASADSVILGSGLFGGIGGAASNTNEFGSAIY; encoded by the coding sequence ATGCAAAGAATTACAAAAACCATTCTGCTGGTTCTACTTTTGGTCTGGAACGCGAATTGCGTCAACGGAAGCAAAAATAGCCTTCCTTTTCTCGCGTATTTAGATCTGGGCGGAAAAGGAAATTCATTCAGCGTTTCTCAAATCACTCCCGGCTCGGGCGTGAGCGATATTCCTATGAATACGGCCGTTCAGGTTACGTTCAGTGAAGCATTCGATTCTTCCAGCGTAACAACTTCTACTTTTTTTATCAAACAAGCGACTACTTTGATCCCCGCTAGCTTGACACTAAACAATACAACGGCAGTTCTTACTCCGAATTCCGCTCTTTCTTCCTCAACAACCTATACCGTAACTATTGCAAAGGAAATTAGATCCTCCACGGGAATTTCTCTCAAAGAAGATATGATCTGGAATTTTACAACCGCTGCGACCGTCGATGTAATCGCCCCTGCGGTTTCCTTAACGACTCCGAACAACGGAAATTCGGCGGTTCCAAACAATTCTTCCGTTAGCGTTGCCTTCAGCGAAAATGTGGACTGTACCACGATCGACACGACCACGTTTTTAGTGGATGACGGAGGGGCCGTGGCGGGGACCGTTACCTGCGGAGGAACTTCCGCAACCTTTGCACCGGCTGCCGCTCTTGCACCAAACACGGCTTATACGGCAAGAATTACGACAGGCGCCAGAGATTTGGCGGGCAACCCGTTAACCTCGATATATGCCTGGAATTTTATGACGGGAGCCGCTCCGGATGTAACCGCTCCGAACGTCTCCTTTATTAACCCGGCAAATACTTCCAACAATTTTTCCGTGAACGGGTCTTTGAGTATCGCGTTTGACGAGCCGATAGACTGCGCAACGTTCACAACAGCGAACATCACTCTTACGGATGGATTTACTGCAGTGGTCGGAACGGTCGGTTGTATCGGTTCGGCGACAACCTTCACTCCAACGTTACCCCTGGCCTATGCTACGACTTACACGGCGACGATTTCAACAGGGGTAAAGGATCTTGCTGGAAACCCTCTCGCCGCTCCGTTCACTTGGAGTTTTAGTACGGGTGTTGCACCGGATTCGATAGCTCCGACGGTTTCTTTAGTCATTCCGGCAAACGCTCTCACGGGCGTGGGAATCAATACAAATGTCAGCGCCGTTTTCAGCGAACCGATGAACTGCGCTACGATTACCACCGCAAGTTTTACGTTGAATGGAGGAGCCGCAGTTCCGGGAACTGTTTCGTGTGCAGGAACATCGGCGACCTTTGATCCTACCGCCGCATTGGCATTTAACACAACATACACGGCTTCGATCACTACAACCGCAAAGGACCTTGCGGGAAATTCGATTCCTGCTTTGTATACCTGGACATTTACGACGGGCTTAGCGCCGGATACTACGGCTCCCACCGTTTCTTTTGTCAGTCCGTCTAACGCAGCCACCGCCGTTCCGGTAAACAGCTCTCTCAGCATCGCGTTCAGTGAAGCGATCGATTGTGCTACGATCACAACTGCAAACATCACGTTGAGTGACGGAAGTGCGATCGCAGGAACCGTCGGTTGTTCCGGAACCGCGGCAACGTTTACTCCGACGGTAGCACTTGCCTACGGAACGAATTACACTGCAACGATTGCGACTGCGGTCAAAGACGTAGCAGGAAATTCTCTCACCGTACCGTATACCTGGACCTTTAGCACCAGCGCTGCTCCTGATTCCACAGCTCCGACGGTTTCCTTTGTCACTCCGGCAAACGCTCTCACAGGCGTGGGAATCAATACGAACGTAAGTGCGGTTTTCAGCGAACCGATGAACTGCGCTACGATTACCACCGCAAGTTTTACCTTAAATGGTGGCGTCGCCGTTCCCGGAACGGTTTCTTGTGCAGGAACATCGGCGACCTTCGACCCTACGCCGGCACTCGCATATAACACGACTTATACGGCTTCCCTTACGACCACGGTCAAAGACCTTGCGGGAAATTCGATTCCCGCTTTGTATACCTGGACATTTACGACGGGCTTAGCGCCGGATACGACGGCTCCCACGGTTTCCTTTGTCAACCCGATCGTGGGTGGAACGGCCGTTCCGGTGAACAGTTCACTGAGCATCGCGTTCAGTGAAGCGATCGATTGTGCAACGATTACAACCGCAAATATCACATTGAGTGACGGAAGCGGGATCGCCGGTACAGTTGGTTGTTCCGGAACCGTTGCTACGTTCGACCCAACCCCAACCTTAGCATTTTCTACGACCTATACGGCGACAGTTTCGACTGCTGTCAAAGATGTGGCAGGAAATTCTTTAGCGGTCGCGTATTCCTGGACGTTCACGACAGGTGTCGCGCCGGATACGACTGCACCGACCGTCTCTCTGATTGCTCCTGCAAACGGAAGCACCGGAGTCGCAACGAACGCGAATATTTCCGTTTCTTTTAGTGAGACTATGGACTGTACAACGCTCAATACCGCTTCGTTTACTTTAAATAACGGTGCGGCGGTCGTAGGAACGGTCAGCTGCTCAGGCACGACAGCAACCTTTTCACCGACTGCATTTCTCCCTGCGGGAACGAATCATACCGCGACGATCACCGTAGCCGCAAAAGACCTTGCGGGAAATGCGATCGGGGCGGCGTTTAACTGGAACTTTACGACCGGAGCCGCATTAGACGTCACAGCTCCGGGACTTGTGATCGGAAACGCAAGAAACAATACCGTTTTGGAAAGCGGCTTTGTCTCCGGCACCGCAACCGATGGTGGAGCGATTGCAACCGTAGAAGTTTCCCTGGATAGTGGGCCGTATGCGTTAGCAACCGGAACAAACAACTGGAAGTTTCCACTCCCTGCCGGAGCAGCCACTTGGAAATCCTTTTCCCAGCACACGATCCAAGTAAGAGCGACGGACGCTTCCAATAACGTGACGATCTCTCCCGTAGTCACAGTAAGAAAAGGAACCAATAAGGACATCAACGGAGATGGGTTTACCGATTTAGTAGCGCCGGAATACGGACAGGGACTAGTCTTCATCTTCCATTCTTCGGGAGCAGCCGGAATCACGATCCCCAATGCTCAGTTCGCGAGCAAAATCATCATTGGAACCGCGGCGTCCTTTTTCGGAAAAACCGCAACGATGGGAGATTTTAACGGGGACGGTTATGCGGACGTAGCGATCGGATCTCCAAGATTCCAAAGCGCGGGAACCAACAACGGCCGGGTTTATCTCTTCTATTCTTCCGGAACGGCGGGTATCACTACTTCCTTTGCGGCCTTTGCCAACAGTACGTTGACGGGAACCAATGGAACCACCGATGAATTTGGAAGCGCATTAGCGACAGGCGACATCAACGGAGACGGTTATACGGATTTGATCGTAGGGGCACCGAGCTACAATGGATCCAGAGGAAGAGTCTATGTATTTCATTCCGCCGGTGCAGCGGGAATTACGGCTGCAACCGTAACTGCTGGCGGAGGTGGAGCCTCCTCTTTCAGAACGGGTGGAGCCGCGAGCGAACGGTTTGGATATTCCCTTGCAACGGGAAATATTAACGGAGGCAATGAAGACGATCTCGTGGTCGGAGCCCCCGGATATATTTTCAATGCCGGGTATGCAGGCGGCGGGATCGATTGGGGAAGAGTCTACGTTTATTACGGAGCAGCGGCAGGATTGACCGCGACGATTCATACGATAACGAATAACACCGGAAACGCGCCGGCAGCAGTTGGAGTTCCCGGTGGAGCCGCACAACTCGGATATTCCGTTGCGGTGGGTGATATGAATCTGGACGGTTTCAACGATGTCATAGCAGGAGCCCCTTTCTTCATTCAAGTAGGAAATCCGAACGTAAACCAGCAAGGGCGGATCGTCGCATATTATTCGGCGGGAGCCGGAGGAATCGGAACTCCTTTAACATTGGGAGGCGCCATCCGCGCATTTACAGGAATGAACGGAATCAATGGACAATTCTTGGGACTCACACTTGCAGTTCGTGACATGGATTTGGACGGAAGGGCGGATGTCATGACAGCATCCGCATTCATGGGTCCGAATACTGTGTACGTATATTTGACCCCAGCCGTTGGCGGGGCGACCCGGGACACTACGATGGCAGATGTCACGATGGTGACGGGGGGGCTCTATGGAATCAATTCCATGCTCAACGGTCCCGGAATACCGATCGGAACCAGCGATGTGAATGGAGACGGGCTTCCCGATTTACTGATAAACGGATCGGAGGCGGTTCGAATCTATCACTCCACGGGCGGGGTAGCTCCGATTACGAACAACCCCGCAAGCGCGGATAGCGTAATCTTGGGTTCCGGTTTGTTCGGAGGAATCGGAGGGGCCGCTTCCAATACAAATGAGTTCGGCTCCGCAATCTATTGA